In Acidobacteriota bacterium, the DNA window GACCTTTTTCGATGGTTCGCCGTTGTACAGGAGCTTGTGCACCTTCGAATCTCTGTAGGGCCTGTCCTTCTTGATCTGATGGGAATTGGGATCAATGACGATGGAGTAGATCTCGCGGAAGATGTTCTCCCTGTCCCTCGTAGAAATGGTCACCTGGACCTTGTTCTTTGGATAGGGAATCAATGCAGAATTGTGAAATGTTCTCCTCAAACCCCTGGCAGCCTCGTCCGTCGTCTGCCACTCGCCGAATAAGGTACAGTATCCACGCGAGTAGATGAGCTGATTCGTGTTGAGGTCGAAAACCTTTACGATGTACTTCCCGTAGTTGAACGGATCGAGCAGGTTCGTTTTGCTCCCCGCCCAGT includes these proteins:
- a CDS encoding peptidase M64 N-terminal domain-containing protein, which encodes MKYSFLLFAAILFSCSIFAQVKVPFEQFFEDGTLRIDYFSAGTKTEETISLDELRKEPYWAGSKTNLLDPFNYGKYIVKVFDLNTNQLIYSRGYCTLFGEWQTTDEAARGLRRTFHNSALIPYPKNKVQVTISTRDRENIFREIYSIVIDPNSHQIKKDRPYRDSKVHKLLYNGEPSKKV